In the Chloroflexota bacterium genome, ATCTACGATGAAATCAAGTCCAAGCTTGGCATTGATTTTGTCCCCAATCTCTACAAGGTCATGGCCGCAAAACCCGGATACCTGGAAGCCAATTGGAACAAGGTCAAAGCGGTCATGGTTGAGCCGGGCATACTCGACCACCTGACGAAAGAGATAATCGCCGTGGCCGTGTCGGCGGTGATGGGCTGCGAATACTGACTCGGCGTGCATACTTCTGCGGTGCAGAAGCTGGGACTTGATGATGAAGCGGTGCTTGAACTAATGGCCGTGGTGGACCTGTTCAGCGGTTTCAACAAGCTGATGGACGGCTTGCGCGTTGATCCGGACGAAAAGCCCTGGTACGGTTGAGGTTCCGCCATTTGAATGCCGTGCGCATTAGTCGGGTTGCCCCAAGCGAACGTCACGAAGCGACAGGTCGCGGCAGGCGCGCCCTGCCACGAGGCAATACTCATGGTCAAACGGATCATCCCCGGCTACGGTGAAACGCTCTTTCAGCATGAGGGCCTGAAGCCGGAAATCGCCGCATGGGAAGACGGCCTGCGCGCCGATACCGGGCCGGGCAGCTTCGAATGGTGATATTTCGATGCCCACTGAGCTGGACTTTGTCCATTCGCCAGATAGCAGAATTACGAAAAATGGGCCTGGAGCATTTTTCGGAATGGACTGATACGGTACCTATGAGCGTCATTGCGAGAACATCATGGTGGGGCCGCCATGTTGTGGCCCCAAAAACTTGGGCGCGGCTGGCGGCCAAGCCGTCATGCCGGCGAAAGTTGGTGATGCGCCGGGGGCGCACACCCCGCGCATGAGAATAGTCATGCCAATGTAGGGACGGGTCTTTGACCCGTCCAGTCGGCCAGGTCAAAGACCTGGCCCTACCACAGGATGCGCTCCATTTTCATGGGAGCCGGCATCCAGGGGTGTTGACTCTGGGCCCCGGCTTTCGCTGGGGCGACAACCTGGGCTCCTTGCCGTTGGTCGCAGCGAAGTTTCTGAGCAGCCCCCACAGGGGGAAAGCAATCCCGGCTTTCGGCTTGTCGAGATTGCTTCGTCTAAGTCCAGGCGTCGGCAGTTCGCTGCGGGCACGCGGCAAATCACAACACATGGAGATGGAGTGTCCGGCATGGACAGGCATCCGTTAGCCAGTTTCTTTCTCATCACCTTTCTCGCAACCTGGGGGATCGCGGGGCTCTTTTTTCTGTTCCCCGATCAGATTGTCGCGCTGACCAGAAAGCAGGTGGATGCCTATCACCCGTTGTTTAGAATCGCCGCCAGCGCGCCGACATTCTCGGCTTTTCTGGTTATTCTGCGCGTGCGGGGGAAACCGGGCTTGCTTGCCTTTTTGGCAAGCTATTTGGATTTCGCGATCCGGCGTCGCTGGTATGCTTATGTCTTTGGAGGAATGGTTGGGTTCGGATTGGTCCTGCGCTTCGTCGAAACATCATGGGGGCTGGCTGTGCCCATTCTCCCGTTTTCATGGACTTCGTTCATCCCGTTTGCGCTCTACTGGCCGCTTTTCGATCCCGGCCCGCTGGGAGAAGAGGCTGGGTGGCGCGGATTTGCATTACCGCTGCTGCAGCGCCGCTTCCCGCCGTTTTGGGCAAGCGC is a window encoding:
- a CDS encoding carboxymuconolactone decarboxylase family protein; its protein translation is MASIKMIPEAEATGNVKAIYDEIKSKLGIDFVPNLYKVMAAKPGYLEANWNKVKAVMVEPGILDHLTKEIIAVAVSAVMGCEY
- a CDS encoding CPBP family intramembrane metalloprotease encodes the protein MDRHPLASFFLITFLATWGIAGLFFLFPDQIVALTRKQVDAYHPLFRIAASAPTFSAFLVILRVRGKPGLLAFLASYLDFAIRRRWYAYVFGGMVGFGLVLRFVETSWGLAVPILPFSWTSFIPFALYWPLFDPGPLGEEAGWRGFALPLLQRRFPPFWASAVLGTIWSIWHLPAFYVSTLNQSTLSFLLFLTSNIMLVMFMTSAYNATRGNLPLMIVIHWAYNLTGVFVSMDVFYFAAYGALFLAATLLMSRLRPATPMREPIPGWSRNNASVVAQS